A portion of the Natronococcus sp. AD-5 genome contains these proteins:
- a CDS encoding formyltetrahydrofolate deformylase, which yields MTTDVTEITVIGDDDTGLVARVTSLLFERGVNIEDLDQAVRDGVFRMYLAVDTSEMVCTEAKLREDLQELGSDLGLDVQVRYPADRETQQIAVLGTKESHCLEALFEAWANDDLGADIGVVIGNHDDLQPLAEHYGVPFHDVGDEKGQQNEERLLELLAEYDADLIVLARYMRILSPNVVFRYEDRIINVHPSLLPAFPGAEAYRQAMEEGVRVAGVTAHYVTTDLDQGPIITQRAFDVPDDADLAEMKRRGQPLEADALLEAVRLHLNGDVSVHRGRTSVRENGDRYQLGLPEEMDGITPDRPVDGIGSAVAGAQRETEEAGESGREAGAETPPN from the coding sequence ATGACGACCGACGTGACCGAAATCACCGTAATTGGAGACGACGACACCGGACTGGTTGCCCGCGTGACCAGCCTCCTGTTCGAGCGCGGAGTCAACATCGAGGACCTCGATCAGGCGGTCCGCGACGGCGTCTTCCGGATGTACCTCGCCGTCGACACCTCGGAGATGGTCTGTACCGAGGCGAAGCTCCGGGAGGACCTCCAGGAGCTCGGTTCCGACCTGGGACTCGACGTCCAGGTCCGGTACCCGGCCGACCGCGAGACCCAGCAGATCGCCGTCCTCGGCACCAAGGAGAGCCACTGTCTCGAGGCGCTGTTCGAGGCCTGGGCGAACGACGACCTGGGCGCGGACATCGGCGTCGTCATCGGCAACCACGACGACCTTCAGCCGCTGGCCGAGCACTACGGCGTCCCGTTCCACGACGTCGGCGACGAGAAGGGCCAGCAGAACGAGGAGCGTCTTCTGGAACTGCTCGCCGAGTACGACGCCGACCTGATCGTCCTCGCGCGATACATGCGCATTCTCAGCCCGAACGTGGTCTTCCGGTACGAGGACCGGATCATCAACGTCCACCCCTCGCTGCTGCCGGCGTTCCCCGGCGCCGAGGCCTACCGGCAGGCCATGGAGGAGGGCGTCCGCGTGGCGGGCGTTACGGCCCACTACGTCACGACCGATCTCGACCAGGGACCGATCATCACCCAGCGCGCGTTCGACGTTCCCGACGACGCCGACCTCGCGGAGATGAAGCGCCGCGGCCAGCCCCTCGAGGCCGACGCGTTGCTCGAGGCGGTTCGGCTCCACCTGAACGGCGACGTCTCCGTCCACCGCGGCCGGACGAGCGTTCGCGAGAACGGCGACCGCTACCAGCTCGGATTGCCCGAGGAGATGGACGGGATCACGCCGGACCGTCCGGTCGACGGGATCGGCAGCGCCGTCGCGGGCGCCCAGCGCGAGACGGAAGAAGCGGGCGAGTCGGGCCGAGAAGCGGGAGCCGAGACGCCGCCGAACTGA
- a CDS encoding NAD(P)-binding domain-containing protein, producing MEHLPVRYERSRSRGRDRRRRAAGIGTAVGLERLDVEYAVLERDRIGASLRDWPDEMRLLTRRSRPALSRATCTLRDGRHVAGAGARPRTPDRRPVRRLPRGDRRVPEARVEGIERDEREGSYAVRTTGGERFQSRTPPVLATGFEDGLPLVDVLFAFDGEVPELTDRDESAETPGLFLAGPQVARDGQQLCFVYEFRRRFAVVAETIGEHLGVDIDPLEVYREKRLILEEFDCCEPDHCD from the coding sequence GTGGAGCACCTACCGGTTCGGTATGAACGTTCCCGATCTCGAGGTCGCGATCGTCGGCGCCGGGCGGCGGGAATCGGTACCGCAGTCGGCCTCGAGCGACTCGACGTCGAGTACGCGGTCCTCGAGCGCGACCGAATCGGCGCGTCGCTTCGCGACTGGCCCGACGAAATGCGGCTGCTGACCCGTCGTTCCCGGCCAGCGCTTTCGCGCGCGACCTGCACGTTGCGTGACGGTCGACACGTCGCCGGCGCTGGCGCTCGACCGCGAACACCCGATCGGCGACCGGTACGCCGACTACCCCGAGGCGATCGCCGAGTTCCCGAGGCGCGCGTCGAGGGCATCGAACGCGACGAGCGCGAGGGATCGTACGCCGTACGGACGACCGGCGGCGAACGGTTCCAGTCTCGAACGCCGCCGGTGCTCGCGACCGGATTCGAGGACGGCCTCCCGCTCGTCGACGTCCTGTTCGCGTTCGACGGCGAGGTTCCGGAACTCACCGACCGCGACGAGTCCGCCGAGACGCCGGGGCTGTTCCTCGCCGGCCCGCAGGTCGCCCGCGACGGGCAGCAGCTCTGCTTCGTATACGAGTTTCGCCGGCGGTTCGCCGTCGTCGCCGAGACGATCGGCGAGCACCTCGGTGTGGACATCGACCCGCTCGAGGTCTACCGCGAGAAACGGCTGATCCTCGAGGAGTTCGACTGCTGCGAACCCGACCACTGCGACTGA
- a CDS encoding DUF7576 family protein — MTDTTDEDPLACRACSAPVTETGDRRVVSVVENGEAVHYQFCSEACLESWDRP; from the coding sequence ATGACCGATACGACGGACGAGGACCCCCTCGCGTGCCGAGCGTGTAGCGCCCCGGTAACCGAGACCGGTGACCGACGAGTCGTGAGCGTCGTCGAGAACGGCGAGGCGGTCCACTACCAGTTCTGCAGCGAAGCGTGTCTCGAGTCCTGGGACCGGCCGTAG